TTAAACCCTTTTAGGCCTTCCACGTACTCCACCAAAATGCCCACATAGGGTATATGATACTCCTCTTTAAGTTCTTCCCATGTCAATACCTCTACCTCAGGCGTGGTTATAGATACTTTGTTGTTGAGCAACGTGTAAAGAGTGGTGGCAGATGTACCCATACTAATATTGCCTATCTCGCCCAGCACATCTTTTTCCTGCTCCGTGAGATCTTGCTCTGGTTGAGAAGAGTCTCCTTCGTTGCTTACCGCTCTAAGAAGCGCATCAATCTCCTCTTGCGACAACATATTATTGTCCATCGCCTTCACCTCCTTCGACTGTACCCATCACCTTTACCGCAAGCTTTTTTTTGTATAAACCAGGTCTTGCGCGAAATTTGGGCTTCCCGTCTATCATTACTATTATATCGTCGTTTACGGTGTTATCCAACCTTATAACATCACCTATTTTTAAATCCAGAAACTCCCCTACGCTAATATGAGTTTTACCCAAAATTACCTTAATGTCAACATAAGATTTTTTTATGCTCTTTTCTATCTTTTCAAAAGCTCCATGGTTTGTGATTTCGTTGTTTCTTGTAAACCACGACTTAGTGGTTAACTTTGCCACGATAGGCTCTATAACCAGGTATGGTATACAAAAATTAATAAATCCCTCTTTATTGCCTATCGTTATCTTTATGGGCACTACGACGACTACGTCATTGTGCGATACAATTTGGACAAACTGGGCATTGGTCTCTATCCTCTCAATGCTTGGCTTTAATTCAACCATCACCTGCCAGGCATCTTTTAATATGTTGACGATACGGCTGATTAACTTGCGCATCAGCGCCAGCTCTATCTCTGAAAAATCCCTGTCTATATCAGACCCTTCACCATTACCCCCTAGTATCCTGTCCACCATGGTGAATACCGTATCGTTGTATATCTGCATTATGATAGAACCCTTAAGAGGTGAGAAGTCAATAATCGTAAAAAGAGCCAAATTGGAAGCAGCAGCTATGAACTCGTAGTAGGTTATTTGTTCAGGGGTATTGGTCTCCATGTAGACATTGGTACGCAGGTAACCTGACAAAAAAGTTGATAGAGACCTGGAGAAATTTTCAAAAAGAAAACCTATAGTCCTTAACTGCTCCTTTGACAATTTATTGGGTTTTTTAAAATCGTAAACTTTTAGCGTCCGCTCTTTCTGTATGTTTTTAGTCTCGTTTATATCTAGAGCCCCCGAATTCAAGGCGTTAAGAAGTTCATCGATTTCGCTCTGGGACAGTACATCTGCCATAAAATTCACCTACTGTACTATAAAATTGTCGAAATATACGTTGATGATCTTGCCTCTCTGCAATATGGCGTTAACCTTAGAGAGTATCAATTGTCTGATTTTATCCTGGCCTTCTGACCCAGCCACTTGATTGGATGTTTGATTCCTCAAAATCGCTATAATGGCATTGCGTATAACAGCATTTTTCTCCTTCAGCTCTTCTTCAACCTTTTTATCGTTTATCTCAAATTCCACATTTATCTTTATGTACCTGTTATCATCCTTAAGGTTTGTTATGAGATCACCGTCAATAGTGTAGAAATAAGTTTGAGGCTGAACGCTGACGTTGGTACTGCTGCCCATGGTTTGCATGTATATAAAGTAAGCAAGGCCACCAGCTACTAACATCAACAAAATAATTATTACTACCAGATATCCATTCTTCATTTTAAAACCGCGTACACTACCTGTGGTAGATACTACGGATTGCACCTCCTTACTTCATACTATGAGCCATTTCTCAATATAACTATGTCTACCCTTCTATTTTTGGCTCTATTGCTATCGCTGGTATTAGGCACAATGGGGCGATACTCACCAAACCCCTCTGCAGATAACCTCTCGGGTGAAATCCCGTGTTTGTTCACCAGATGCTTCAACACAGTTACCGCCCTATCTGTAGAGAGCTCCCAGTTGCTAGGATATTTGCTGTTGTATATTGGAACATCATCAGTGTGTCCCTCCACTTTTATAGGATAATCACAACTTTTCAAAACAGATGAAATCTTGTCTAATATCATTATAGACTCGGGTTTTAAATCAGCTTTTCCAGTATCAAAAAGTACCCCATCTACAAATCTTATAATGAGACCTCTCTCATTTAACACCAATTTTACACTGCCTTTTAATTGGTTTTCGCTTATGTACTTATTCAAATTGTTGTAAATCTTCCGCAATTGGTCGTTACTACTTTGTTGATTTGAGCCTAAATCCAGATTACTTATTTGCTTTACACCCATCCCACCGCCAATCGACTGGATAAACGTCTGAAACTTGTTTGCGTTTACAGAAGACATGGAAAAAAGCAATACAAAGAAAGTCAAAAGGAGCGACATTAAATCGGCATAGGTATTGAGCCAATCGTTGGGGGCACCTTCATCTATTTCAAACCTGCGTTTCTTACGCATTTATTTCACCTTCTAAACCTTTCCTGATACCTTCATTTTTTTTGAATTTTTCAGGATACCTGAAAAAGGCCCACAACTTTTCCTCTATAATCCTGGGATTTTCTCCTGCCTGTATGGACAAAATGCCCTCAATCATCACTTCCCTTAACAGCGATTCCTCTTTACTCCTTATACCTATCTTCTTTGCAATAGGTATAAATAACATATAAGCCAGTATAGAACCATAAAATGTAGTTATAAGTGCCACTGCCATACCAGGCCCTATCTTCGAAGGATCGTTGAGGTTTTTAAGCATATTTATTAAACCGATGAGGGTACCTATCATTCCAAAAGCTGGGGCAAATGTAGCTAAAGTTCTGAATACCCCTCCTTCCTCTTTACTCCTCTCCTCCATAAATGTCAATTCTGTCTCCAGTATATCCCTCACCAGTTTAGGATCGGTGCCATCTACAACCAGCAGTATTCCCTTTTTTAAAAATTCATCTTTTATATGAGAAGCCTCATCCTCCAGAGCTAATAATCCTTCTCTCCTGGCCGTCGTAGCCAAATTTATTATTTGATCAATGAGTTCCTCAGGTTTTATGAGTTTTTGAAAAAATACCTTTTTAGCTGATCTAAACGCCCGCGCAATATTGGACATAGGACAGGAGAGAAGGGTACTGCATATAGACCCTCCTATAGTTATCAACACCGACGGAATATCAATAAACGTGTCAATGCTGCCATTTAAATATATCGACCATATTACGACTACAAATCCGGCTATAAGTCCTATTAAGGAAGCTATATCCAATTAATTCACCGCCTTAAAAAAGCCATTTACATCCCTTTTATACTCTTTCACCTTTTCTATTATCTCATCTATGCTCTGCTGTACCACGTATTTGTTACCAGTGGTAAGGGTTATTACCGTATCTGGAGTAGACTCCACACACTCTATGAGATCCGCGTTGACCACAAACTCTTTTCCATTCAACCTGTTTACTTTTATCAAAGGATATCACCTAATCAGCGCACTATATTCACAAGATCCTGTAGCATCGCGTCTGATGCGGTTATAACCCTGGCATTAGCTTGATAACCCCTCTGGGTTACAATCATATTGGTAAATTCCTGGGCCAAGTCTACGTTGGACATCTCCAGCGATCCAGGGTTTAACACACCACGACCTCCCGTACCCGCTGTTCCGTAATCAGGATCTCCTGAGTTAGGCGTAACTTTATAAAGATTATCTCCTGCCTTTTCCAGCCCCATGGGATTAGGTATATTAGCAATAGCCAATTGGCCTATGATTACATTTTGACCATTGGAATACGTGACATTTACGTTGCCGTACTGATCGATTTCAAAGCTCTCCATAGATCCTGCGGGATTGCCGTCCTTGCTCACTTCTTTAACCGTGTCTTTTTCCATGCCCACCCCTGCGTATTGCGTAAGATCCGTTATGTCCAGGTTGATAGTCTGCGGGCTGTTTGCTCCATCGCTATCTGTTATACTCAGTTGTATAATCCTCCTGCCATTGGAATCCGCCGCAGGGCTTGTCAATTTACCGTTGGAATCAAAGGCAATACTAGAAGTATTTATAGTTATATTTGTTAATGCCGAATCAGCGGAGGAAACGGAGATATCCCATGCGTTGACGCCTGTCTTAGTAAATTTCAGGTTAATTATATGTGACCTTCCCAGTGAATCGTATATCATCTCGTCATATGTCATGAAGTCATCAACAGCAAGGTTTGCGTTTAGATTCCCGCCGATTTTGACATTTTGAGTTGCAGACGCCCCTTTGGAAAGTTGGGCGTACAGATTAAGCGGTACCAAATCCCCTGAAGTATCTACTTTCCCGGTGCTATCAGCCCGCCAGCCGTAGACGTAAAGCCCGCCTGCCGTGACCAGGTTGCCCTGGCTATCTACGCCAAAATTGCCTGCTCTGGTATAGCTTTTGCTTCCTGTAAGATCACCTACCGTAAAAAAGCCGTTGCCATCTATCATTACATCAAGGGGATTATCTGTCCTTTGGCTACTGCCTTGAGAAAACAAGGTGTCAATAGAACCTATGGCCACTCCCAAGCCAATTTGCTGCGGATTGGTACCTCCCATATTGTCCTGAGGCATAGATGCACCTTTTATAAGCTGGCTCATCACATCTTTAAATGTAACCCGGCTTGCTTTAAAGCCCACGGTGTTCACATTGGCTACATTGTTGCCTATCACATCCATAGCCGCCTGCTCTGCCTTCAGGCCTGATACTGCTGAATACATTGAACGCATCATCTTTCATACACCCCTTTTCTATTTTACACTCTTTACATCGCTTATGGGTATCAAACCATTTCCTACCAACAAATATACGGTGCCATTGGAAATGGACACGCTGTCTACTGTACCACTGATCGTACCTGTATCTACAGTTTTCCCTATGAGCTCCGTTGCCCTTAACATATCAATGCTGGTGTTCAAATTTTGCATCTGCTCCAGCGCGCTGAACTGGGCCATTTGCGCAACAAACTCTCTGTCATCAACAGGTTGCAAAGGATCCTGGTTGCTCAGCTGTGTTATGAGCAACTTGAGGAAGTCATATTTGCCCAATACCTGGTTTTTCTGAACTGACGTATCAGGTTCTATAGAATAACCTGAGGTTAAAGCGCTGACATCCACTATTTTCACCCCGTTTCTTCACATTGCGTTTTACACGAGATAATTTACGCTGGACACGCCATCGTACACAAAGGCTACGTCGTCAAAAGCCTTTGTGACAATCTTGTTGTTGTCAAACCTATACCTTTTTCCCTCATTCCACTGGTTGCCGCCATTGCTTTGGGCCAATTGGTCGTTCGTCCCTGTATCCACCATTACACTTATGCTCTGCACGTTTATGCCTTGGTTCTGCAGGGCATCTCTAAGCTGCATAAGATTTGACTCTATAACCTGCTTTACCTGATAATTTTGAACTTCAATCTTGGCCATCATAATACCTTTGTCTATTTCGATGTTTAAGGATATGTTGCCTAAAGACTCAGGTTTTAACTTGATGTCAGCACCGTATTTATCAGCGGTCAGGTCTATATTGAATCTTGCACCATCTACTATCTGGGATATCACGTCCTGAGCTTTTACCGGCGATGCATCCAACGGTAAAGCATTCAAAGATGCCTGAGATACCCTGGATTCTAAGCCAGGAATAGCATGCTCCAGGTTATGCGCGCCGGCTGAATAAGCCGGTATTCCACTTAACA
The genomic region above belongs to Caldanaerobius polysaccharolyticus DSM 13641 and contains:
- the fliM gene encoding flagellar motor switch protein FliM is translated as MADVLSQSEIDELLNALNSGALDINETKNIQKERTLKVYDFKKPNKLSKEQLRTIGFLFENFSRSLSTFLSGYLRTNVYMETNTPEQITYYEFIAAASNLALFTIIDFSPLKGSIIMQIYNDTVFTMVDRILGGNGEGSDIDRDFSEIELALMRKLISRIVNILKDAWQVMVELKPSIERIETNAQFVQIVSHNDVVVVVPIKITIGNKEGFINFCIPYLVIEPIVAKLTTKSWFTRNNEITNHGAFEKIEKSIKKSYVDIKVILGKTHISVGEFLDLKIGDVIRLDNTVNDDIIVMIDGKPKFRARPGLYKKKLAVKVMGTVEGGEGDGQ
- a CDS encoding flagellar basal body-associated FliL family protein, translated to MKNGYLVVIIILLMLVAGGLAYFIYMQTMGSSTNVSVQPQTYFYTIDGDLITNLKDDNRYIKINVEFEINDKKVEEELKEKNAVIRNAIIAILRNQTSNQVAGSEGQDKIRQLILSKVNAILQRGKIINVYFDNFIVQ
- a CDS encoding OmpA family protein encodes the protein MRKKRRFEIDEGAPNDWLNTYADLMSLLLTFFVLLFSMSSVNANKFQTFIQSIGGGMGVKQISNLDLGSNQQSSNDQLRKIYNNLNKYISENQLKGSVKLVLNERGLIIRFVDGVLFDTGKADLKPESIMILDKISSVLKSCDYPIKVEGHTDDVPIYNSKYPSNWELSTDRAVTVLKHLVNKHGISPERLSAEGFGEYRPIVPNTSDSNRAKNRRVDIVILRNGS
- a CDS encoding motility protein A, with the translated sequence MDIASLIGLIAGFVVVIWSIYLNGSIDTFIDIPSVLITIGGSICSTLLSCPMSNIARAFRSAKKVFFQKLIKPEELIDQIINLATTARREGLLALEDEASHIKDEFLKKGILLVVDGTDPKLVRDILETELTFMEERSKEEGGVFRTLATFAPAFGMIGTLIGLINMLKNLNDPSKIGPGMAVALITTFYGSILAYMLFIPIAKKIGIRSKEESLLREVMIEGILSIQAGENPRIIEEKLWAFFRYPEKFKKNEGIRKGLEGEINA
- a CDS encoding flagellar FlbD family protein — translated: MIKVNRLNGKEFVVNADLIECVESTPDTVITLTTGNKYVVQQSIDEIIEKVKEYKRDVNGFFKAVN
- a CDS encoding flagellar hook protein FlgE produces the protein MMRSMYSAVSGLKAEQAAMDVIGNNVANVNTVGFKASRVTFKDVMSQLIKGASMPQDNMGGTNPQQIGLGVAIGSIDTLFSQGSSQRTDNPLDVMIDGNGFFTVGDLTGSKSYTRAGNFGVDSQGNLVTAGGLYVYGWRADSTGKVDTSGDLVPLNLYAQLSKGASATQNVKIGGNLNANLAVDDFMTYDEMIYDSLGRSHIINLKFTKTGVNAWDISVSSADSALTNITINTSSIAFDSNGKLTSPAADSNGRRIIQLSITDSDGANSPQTINLDITDLTQYAGVGMEKDTVKEVSKDGNPAGSMESFEIDQYGNVNVTYSNGQNVIIGQLAIANIPNPMGLEKAGDNLYKVTPNSGDPDYGTAGTGGRGVLNPGSLEMSNVDLAQEFTNMIVTQRGYQANARVITASDAMLQDLVNIVR
- a CDS encoding flagellar hook capping FlgD N-terminal domain-containing protein — protein: MKIVDVSALTSGYSIEPDTSVQKNQVLGKYDFLKLLITQLSNQDPLQPVDDREFVAQMAQFSALEQMQNLNTSIDMLRATELIGKTVDTGTISGTVDSVSISNGTVYLLVGNGLIPISDVKSVK